The Alosa alosa isolate M-15738 ecotype Scorff River chromosome 3, AALO_Geno_1.1, whole genome shotgun sequence nucleotide sequence GGGCTGAGTGAGGGCACAGGTGTCTTATTCCTCCTGGTGAAAGGAGAGTGCACTGAAGATGCAGTTGAGCTTGCCTGACTTCAAAAACAGCGTGACACACTGTCTCACGTGGGTGCAGCAAATGGAAAAAAGGCAGACATTCTCAAATGCTAGAGCACCGAAATAAACATCTGAGAAACGTGCATGTGGCAAAGAAAGGATGCGTGACAGAAATAGGTTTTTCTTTCTATAACAAATGTGAGCGGCCACTGGCTTTGTGGCTATGGACATATTTGAGAAGTAAGACTTTTGTGTCACATTGTAGTTTTGACATTTCCTGAAAAAGGAAGTGCTTTGTTTTGGGGCTTTGAGAACACTGTGCTCACCTATGCAGATTTATTTTTAGTTTAAAACATCCAAAAATTACCTATACAATAGGACGAATGGGAAGAAACAACTGCTTTGACATTATGTCAAAAACACCTACAGTCTGTGTGTCTAGACATGCAAGATGCAAAGCAGCTCTCTTGTAATACCACGTTGTGCCAAACGTGGCGCTGTAGTGAATTCAATGCAGGTCAATAGAACAGTGCCATGTGGCTGCTTTCAAAACACACATGAAAGTGTTACGAGGACATCAAAccaaaactcttttattattatttgaatattCTTCATTATGTCTATAGTGGCAGGATATCCACTGACATTGGTGATGACATCAAGTTGGACATATGTGATATCTGTGATATTTGCTGCTGTGTTGATAAAAGACTAGAAGTGCCCTCACTCCACTCCAGACCAGTAGTTCCGACAGTATGGAGTACACAGTGCCATCTAATGGCATACCACTGATACTACACTAATGTCTCCCAAGTATGGACAAGTTCACTTtagcactttattttttattttctgtttttacaTCCACTCATGCAGACTATACAGGAATTAACTAATTTAAAattatgtgtgtgcttttgtgtgtgattttggCAGCATGATCTGTTCATATAATCCTCTTCTGCCAAGCTGTGTATCAGATAATACAAAGCTTAGAATTCTGGACTGTGTGAAATGTCAAAATGTTATAGCATAGGTGTTATATAaaagtgtaataataataataataataaattagttttatatagcgcctttctagAAACTCAAGGTCACTCAAGAAGGGGtggtggtaagtgtgtgtgcatgatgtgtgtgtgtgtgtgtgtgtgtgtgtgtatgcgcaggAGTGCTGGGTGAGATGGTGAGGGAATTAGAGGCCAAAGGCCTCAGTGAAAAGATGTGTTTTGAGGTGTTGTTTGAACAGGCCCACAGAAGAGGCACAGCGGATGTGGAGGGGGGGCTGGTTCCAAAAGGCCCTGTCCCCAAAGGTCTTAGGTCTGGTGCGGGGTATGGCCAGCTGGTCCTTGTTGGAGGACAGGAGGGACCGCAGAGGAGTGTAGGGGTGAAGTAGGTCAGAAATGTATTTAGGGGCCAGAGCATGGAGGGACTTGTACAGGTGAGAGTTTGGGGGCAgatgtggcctactggttagcgcttcggacttgtgaccggagggctgccggttcgaaccccgaccagtagcaagcggctgaagtgcccttgagcaaggcacctaacccctcactgctccctgagcgctgctgttgttgcaggcagctcactgcaccaggAATAAAGCCTGTGTCCTGTGGCTTGACGCTGCTGAGAGCTGGCTGCGGCTGTTCAGATTGCCTTTTCTTTATCcactacacatagcctacacattgctgATGCGCGTGACACTTTATGTTATCTTTTGTTGCTCCTCACTTACTGACTTATGtaaatatttgtaaataaattcatGATTATTATTTAAACGTTATCCGACGGTGTCAGTCTCCCTATGTCCATTCCCTTTGAGCCAAGGTGTTTGTGACACATTGCAGTAGTCCAGACGAGATGAAACAGTGGATGAGGGTTGCTGTTACTGAGTCGGATAGTGAGGGTCGAAGTCTTAAGATGTTTTTCAAGTGATAGAATGCAGATGTTGTGGTGTTTTTAATGTGGAATTGGAATGCAGATGTTGTGGTGTTTTTAATGTGGGATTGGAATGCAGATGTTGTGATGTTGTGGTGTTTTTAATGTGGGATTAGACTGACAGAGAGACCAGGATGACGCCCAGGTTACAGACTTCAGGGGATGGAACAGCCAGGAGAAGTGTTGGACAACAAACATGAAGAACATGAAGAAAGCAGTCATGGGTGTAGTAATGGGTTCCATACAGTCACTTTGCACATTGTTGTACTCTTCATAACATGCCAGCAAATGACACATGTATGAAATCAAATACATAATGTGTTGGACCACAGACATGAAGAAAACACAAAGCAGTCATGGGTGTAATAAGGACTTCCATACAGTCATTCTGCAGTCATTTGTAGTAGATACTCTTCATaacattataaaatatataagaaATGATACATAAGTACCCAgcaaataaacaacacacagaATAGGAACGACGTGATTCTGAATAACAAAGTCAGTGATCTATGATGATGTCACACAGTATATAAATAACAAGATTCATTAACATAGTCAGTGATCTGTGGTCATGGCCCAGCAGCTGTTACCGTGCTGCCCTACTGTCACTAAAGCCTTCACTGGTAGGATCCTCAGAGAGGAACTTAATGGAGAGTAAAAAATATGGcccagtgaaagtgtgtgtgaaagtgtgtaggtgtgtcagGGTCAGAGAATGACAGCTTTCCTCTGTCCCAGTCCAGCTGCACTCTGATCCTCTGGAGTTTCTGCTGCACTGTGACGAGAGTGGAGGAGCATGTGCTAAATGACGAGAGTGGAGGAGCATGTGCTAAATATAGATCTCCACTAAAGTGCACAATGTACAGTCCACTCACTGAGCTGTAGTCTCCCTTCCTCTGGCCAGACTCTGTCATCACACCCACCTCCCACAATGTGTTCTCTCCAACCTCCACATCCCAGCAGTGAGTCCCTGAGTTAAAGCCCTCAGAGCCCAGGACACTGAAACAATTATCAAATCTCTCCGGGTTATCAAGGTCTATAGAATAAAGAAGGTCTATAGAATCAGCATGCCCCACACTGGTCAGATCCTCAGACACGGGGAGCAGTCTGAATGCGGTGTTGGGATCCAGAATCACAGgagctgcagagagaaagaacacacacatgagttGAACACTGAGTGATGTGTGATGAGGATGTGAATGATGGTCATTATCAATAGGGCTGAGTGATGTGTGATGAGGATGATGGTCATTATTAATCGGGCTGTGAAGCAGTGAATAACATAATAACAGCCAACAATGTAATAATTTTGACAATTTTTAACgtaataaattgtcaatagcgTAATAACATTTCTGAACCAATCCAGACCAACCAGAATTCCTATTTGACCTatcatatatatcatatatcatatataaAATTTATATCATATTTGTCGCTTtgtgccaaatcccataaccataaccatattgcagccattatgcgccagaacactTGCCACACACCAgtttgaggtggagagtgagggaatgaaTGGGCCAAGtacagtgggggatgattaggtgACCAGGTTGTGTGCgacaggttgggaatttagccaggacaccagggaaccccctactctttgtAAGAAGTGCCATGGTGTCTTTAATAAACACAGTGGGTCAGGACCTTGGTTTAACGTCGCATTCAAAGGACAGTGTCTCCtgcagtcagtaaacattttAAGGAAGAGtagctgttatgttttacagtgtgttattttgtgatgtgtgtgtgtgtgtgtgtgtgtgtgtgtgagtgtgaaagacTCACTGTATTGAACAATGTCCTGCATCTTCTCCCAGACTCTGAACTTCAGGTTGCCCAGGTGCTTTGCCACATTGATCAGAGCTCCTGAAACCCTCTCTGGATCCTGCAGTGTGCGGCGGGCTCTGGAATAACATTCAGGAGTCAGTGCTGCTGTGGGTTTGGGTTCAGAACCACAGAGACAGGAGGTAGATCACTCACCTTTTCTCTGTGCTCTTGCAGTTCTGTGAAATGACAAAGGACAGCATATATATTCAAAACTTGCTCAACGGTTCTATTAAATTTATTGTGATAAATTATTAAATGTTTTGCCCATTTTAAGCAGCAGCAAGTTTCTTTTTAATCATGGAAGACAGCTCCATTGATTTCAATACACAGCTCAATATAATCCCAACACATGACCATCAATATAAGACTAATACATAATCCTCAATATACACTCAGAAAACACTCCGACTTCTTCCATCAAGCATGCACATTTTCTATGCAAGTAATGTTGTTCTCATTTATGTACCTTAACAGCCATGTATGATCAGACCTTGAGATGCATGGACAGTGGCTGGTTCCTACCTGCAGgaatgtgatgtcatcagctcTCAGCTCCTGTTCTAATGCTGTGATTGTGTCTGAAAGAGCTGAGATGTCCACCATGTGACTTTTCTGGTCCACTTCCTCCCTCAGTGCTGCTATCCTGGCTGCCTCTTCATCTCGTAGAAACTGGTGAAGTTTTTCAAACTCTTCCTGGATCAGCCTCTCAGTGTTTAAGGCCTGTGTCTAAAGAAACACATATTATTACCATTTTATTATGTGACATGAAGTATGTCATTTTAGTATTTCCTCAATGTGAGTATTGTCTTTACCTTAATGTGTTGTGCTGCTTCATTACATGTGCATTTAATTTTTTCATCTATTTTCATGTTTTCTTTCAGCTTGCCTAGCTGTATCCTAAGTTCCTCCTGAAATAAGGATTATAATGACTTACATTCAAACAACACTATTATTATCATGTCTGAAGTACAACATCTTGCATCTTGCTATTTGGAGTAATTCAGAGATTCttattttatatttcaattgaaTTCTGGTTATATCCTGCAGTTAGCCAGAGTTACCAGTCAGAGAGCTATGGCAACTCTGGTTTGATGAGGTGTGACATACTGTGCTGTGGGCATAGAAAGAGGAAGAACAGTAGGGGGTGTGTAAAAACCATCCTTCACTTAATCTTCATTCATCGATCTTCAATCATTTCTCAAATGACTGATGTCTGATTCAGAGAAAACAAACGTAGCCTATGCTTACTAAGATCATTATTCACAGCTGAAATATTCATTCTTCTTCCATATGACGAAAAGTCCTTTGTACAGCATAATCCTGTACATTATGGTACAGTTGGTTTTCAATATACCCCAGGGTAATAATGATGATGTACAAAACAGCCGACTAAATGTTAAGCATAATACTTCATATAATGTTCCTTTTAGGATATGTTTATTGAAGTCTAGTCTAGTGGCTAGCCTCTCTAGCTAGCATatcatttttacacactgtaggtccatcgtgaagtgcttgtggctaaatgGATAGAGGATGTGCTTCATTTATTTTGAGCCATCTTGCAAAAAAAGAGggccttggccagaacctataTTGAGGGGCCTTGTCAtagaaaagtttgggaacccctgatcTAGCCTATAGTTCGTCAttctccattcattctgcacagCGGGATTCAGATATCTTTTTCAGCTGTTTTCTGTCAAGAATGTCCAGTGGCCTAAACATTATTCTATCTTATCTTTTACATTATCCCTATCAGGTGTTCTCGGCATCTGTACTGCAGCACTGCCACCAGTCATACCCAGTCATCAAGCAAACAGGTGCGTTCTGCAACTCCATGCATGACTGGACCGCAACTCTAAATATGAAGATGCAAGTTCCCTTCTTTCAGAGGATAACTTCTGCCTCTTAATGGTGTGTAGTGCAAATTTTATTTTCCTCTTCTAGAAAGGTACAATTGggcattttgttttgtaattatGGGAACACAAAATAATCACTTGATTACCTGTAAGGAATTGTTCAGTTCACTCAATGATAGGCCTCAGTGGCTATAAGCCAATGTATTTTTTCACTTCATAGGCTCTCATTGACGTTTCATGTCAAACCTCTAAAACATTCAACTGTGTGCAGTTTTTAAAAACTATTTCATAAACCTCTCCTGATATTGATCATTggattttaaagggacaccaggcaacgttttcgtgttaattaatcatcttcgtaagtcgttATATgattaaatgactcattacggggcgaatgaaggctctctcgcccgcccctactgcctgtaggaagaatatcccacttgcaagttcggtgtatcctacccgccgaccgaagcaggatcagtttacagcacagaggcaggctaactaaatgctagagattgttgcaaacggtgtataatggcagagccgggcgAAGAAGCAgtaaaaacccttgacggaagacgcaaaggaaaggaaaagagcttcagaccgagcgagggggagtttcgtagagaaaaaactgcatcaggcttgcctggtgtccctttaaagctCTTTTCCAGCACTACGTTTCATGTAAATGCTATGTTTACCAAAAATGAACCGTAATTATGTTATGCATGATTATAATATTCAAACTTGAATAACAAAAAAATGGGTCAATTCTTTTTACAGAAAGTTAGCTGGTACTATCCTCATCATGTCCAGAAAGTTTGGTCTTTGGATTTCTTTTGTTGCCGAGATATCATTGCTTATGGTTTTCATGGctggatgatttttttttaccctattaGTCTATTATGAACATAATACATAACATAATAGAGACATTGATAATGGGCTAAGCCGAAACGTTTGTTTCCCAGTTTTTTGTCTGTAACCTCGGCTCTCAATACAAATTTGTGTTAGTATCAAGCCCTTGAGTGCGCCTCTGCTTTTTCTACTGTAAAGATCATTCTGAGGCATttgtaaatgaaaatgaaaaagaggTTAAAGTCCCCAAATACACTTAAATAACAATTATGTTAGTGGTTTATGTCATGTGAAAAGAGGTTAACAGAGGGTTTTAAGATATGTTACTGGTCTTTGGCACATGAAcattgtaaaatgttttttcctGTTGAGGTACTGTACTATGAGTCAGAATACAGGTAGGACCAGTTCTGTGATTGATTGTAATGTGTTTCCATCTTTTACCCTCCTCTCAGTCACACCCAGCAACATTCAAATCAGACTCATTCCTCCCACACAGAATTGGCTTCCTGGTGGATGTGTGGACTATTCTGTACCATCCCATGGATAACTAAGTTTGCTCTTATCTGAAATGTTTTACaataaaatcaacattaaaatataatacacaaataaaaatatattaaccACAACTATACTAAGTGCAGTGCTGTGTCCAATAGCccaatgaatcagaatcagattgtGCTTTAATCATAACGGAAAATGAAGACGAGAAAAACATTCCCATGTATAGCAGAGTGCAgagctgtagctgcctggcttctGATcctgctgtagctgcctggcttctGATCCTGTTGGCTGCAACCTCTGCTGGACAGTAGAGTTGCCACACCAGACAGTAACGGAAAAGGTGAGGACACTCTTGATGGCAGCTCGGTACAACTGCAACATTCCCTACAGGCCATCCCAAATATCCTCAACATTCCTACAGGCCATCCCAAATATCCTCAACATTCCCTACAGGCCATCCCAAATATCCTCAACTGATGAAGGAAAAAGGGCCTCTGGTGGGCTTTAGGGTTTTACATTCATTAGCAGGcgcttttgtgcaaaaaaaaaaacatacagtatgtaagggATACTTGACGCGaggaggtgtcctgttatacagaattaatggacgagggcaaGAGGCAAAAAACTCCCCGACGCTTGGCCATATAATTCtttataacaggacacctcgaaggccattatcccgcttatcacccgtttgccactataggcaatagtgatgcctttatagcacgcaaaggaaacacgcggttccgtataaaaagaagccgacttgttgtaggcctttctttggccctataacaggGATCGCATGGACAGTTAACTTGTTTACaattgattccattgttgcaaagcctgcttccaggctcaaccgtcgtcctgctatcgttgttatagttaccattcataagcattgatatggaacggtgattcAACTTTTttccagatctacttcataggtgtcccattattcagaattaatagccaccccaccagccaatcagaaaagagtatttcttctctccaggtGATACATTTTaacaaggaccaaacaaaacatacatagagctcacccctaccttcagtattcccagagaaattccACACAAGGTTTTATTTTTGCTTGGAGGCAGGCTGctcccactttgtttgtttccagttttcagagTCTGAGCTGACTACAGacatcattttttttccattgtaaACACTGAGCTAGCGACGGTAGCTAGTGGtcatgaggagatgattgctgaatgtgacaaaaaatgttctgggcttgaaattgtgtaaaatccctgactgcgcctttaaaTAACATACAAGAAAATATAGCCGCAAGGGGCAATGGCAGGCCCGAGCACCTccgggccgcaacccgtgacatttcggaatccaacaaagcactgacgcggtgcgtttgtgaaatgtacatatttgatgtttttagcatgctttgtatatcaaatctatcatgacccgatttaccccatccagcaggtctcaggtcagctctttgcctctgatgaaaatttaggcaaattggcaaagttttgtaaaagcactcagtattacaatgtaacaactatatgtaggtacccacaaatacataatgcaagtacaatgatagtacctgatagtacatgttgttacacaggttgtaccactgtacctaattaggtaagtacactgtaacagcgacacattaaaataaagtgttaccgtaacCCTTCTCCATttgaaaaacaataaaaatgttgatcacaaaaaaaagaaacacagatATGCTTTAAATCTTACCTTGTATTGTCTTGATACCTCCACAACAGGACTGAAATGGTGATTCTTATGTTCCCATGAGTCTCTGCACACCAGGCACACAGGCTGTTTATCCTCCAGACAGAAGAGCTTGAGTTTCTCACTGTGCAGACTGCAGAGCACATCAGACCCTGCTGAAGCTCTCGGACGTCTCTCCTGTAAGAAGGTCTCACACAGGTTCCTTAATGCCAAATTAGGAGGTGGTTGAGTTTGTGTGAATATTGTACTACAGATTGGACATTCCCTTGACCCTTTGGTTTCCCAGAACTTCTGCAGACAGACTTTACACACACTATGACTACACGTCATGATGACAGGATCTGAGTAGATATCACAGCACACAGGACAGGACAAATCCTTCTCGGTGAAAGAACACTGGGAGGCCATTTTCTTAACTCACAGTAAAGTCTAGTAAAGTCACAGCAAAGAGATGCCACCTAACAATGACGTCCTGATGGAAAGGAGGAGAGTCCTTGAGTTCTTCCTTTAGTCTTTCAGATCTTCAGTCTGAGATGTGGATTGGTAATTTCTGGAGCCACAAATCCAAGTGATTGAGTCTAAGTGTTCACTTGTGCTCTAATGTCTGCTTCAGGAAAAGAAGTCAAACTAGAACAGCTTAACTCTCATTTTCAGTGAAACGAGATCAGCTAACTTTCATTTCCTGCTTCAGCAAGAGGCCGGACTACAGACACGCAGAAGCCAGAGGGAGGAGCCGTGAAGTGGCATAAAGACTGTGATTGGTTAGTGTAGTCGCATGCATGGGTGTGTAAAGCAAAGTTCACTCTGAGAACGATACACCCAGACCAATGCATTCTGATTATGCTTACATTCAGATAAATGGACAGTTATATTTGGCCTAGAATTGAGGagtcacaccaaagattctCCACCTGAACTGTTTGCATTCAGAATAGAACGCATAGGTTATAGTCTCAAACAAGGCTGTGTGTTCATTTGACCGAGTTCATCTCTCTCCACACTGTGCTCCACGTATGATATTGTTTATTAGTATGAGGGTATTGCTTATTAGTATGAGGGTATTGCTTATTAGTAGGATATTGCAAGTGTGCAGTATGATGGAAATCATTGTGAGGTTCTTTTCAAAGGAAGTAAGATCATTGGGATAAACACATTGTCCCCATTCCCAGCAGGCCTTGTTCCTTTGTGAAAATGgacaataaataaagaaatttaATAAGTTGCaggtatttttttattattatttctaactcatattgtagcctatgttgtaacATCTGACCGAGTTGCTGATGTGATCGCAGCTTATTTACAATATAAgtatatgtatactgtatatactcttttgatcccgtgagggaaatttggtctctgcatttatcccaatccgtgaattagtgaaacacactcagcacacacacacagtgaggtaaagcacacactaatcccggcgcagtgagctgcctgcaacaacagcggcgctcggggagcagtgaggggttagatgccttgctcaagggcacttcagtcgtgcctactggtcggggttcgaaccggcaaccctccggttacaagtccgaagcgctaaccagtaggccacggctgcccctcaatATTGCACGATGAGCCCGAGTACTGACGGAAGGTGGCCCATATCGGGAGCTTGGAAGTGGGCCCCCTTTCGCGCCTGGGCCCTGGTGCAGCGCACCGGCATCAGCGTCGGTAGCTACGCCCcctggttgacagcataagacacCATGGTGATGCAGTGATGCTAAAACAGagccactttcgtgtcacagcataccttggctttgagcgcaaccagacctctcaagtctcacgcattgagcgtgagacacacgcatttcaatgacttcacacgccacacgccacacatggcatttctcactccgaaaaaatgattaacttgcccgcacagaaatttctaagggctatatttacaaacgtgtcacaataacgttgctgtctgtgcgctcactcagttcagagagctgctgttcagttactaacctatcggccaatcagaaaataggatttcttaaccaatcaggaaatagttttgttttaatGTGGGTCCTCTtaacgtggagactgctggtccgctggagtcttggagtgaaattaggcccggtgcgtcgtctgataatttgttgcgcagttgatcaagataccgctggaccgacaaaaagaaaacaaacgtttctgctatcgatgtaattaaacatggagccatacaataaagtggtggtatgagcgctcattcaatgcaggcgctCTGCgctgagagaaactgaaactaatcgataacgttggtatcaaagccggcttcaacctgttgaatgctatttaattgtttaacgacacttactagaacaacgttgatttttggaacttccatagaaacagagcagagactgtataacacactgtatagcactgagtattgtatggtcaaatttgaatataacgtggccaaaagctagccttctttctatctgttaaagatcaacagatcagtgatttgcgcctatctgctcgccaaaaaagctggtattgtgtttcctgaatccttacattcaggcattcaaattaaacttcattaaaaacatgaatttttttctccatttcctaccaatgtatgatgcttgcatgagggaaacatcccaaaacaatagcacccatatcattcttgctgttttgagaagtatttattttcttatgcaagcatcatgcaaccatgcaaaagcaatgaaactaattatatcttacattagtaaagcagtcctctgatgtgcatgtcacaaaacatttcagtgaaagtgcatgtataacaatat carries:
- the LOC125292277 gene encoding zinc-binding protein A33-like translates to MASQCSFTEKDLSCPVCCDIYSDPVIMTCSHSVCKVCLQKFWETKGSRECPICSTIFTQTQPPPNLALRNLCETFLQERRPRASAGSDVLCSLHSEKLKLFCLEDKQPVCLVCRDSWEHKNHHFSPVVEVSRQYKEELRIQLGKLKENMKIDEKIKCTCNEAAQHIKTQALNTERLIQEEFEKLHQFLRDEEAARIAALREEVDQKSHMVDISALSDTITALEQELRADDITFLQNCKSTEKRARRTLQDPERVSGALINVAKHLGNLKFRVWEKMQDIVQYTPVILDPNTAFRLLPVSEDLTSVGHADSIDLLYSIDLDNPERFDNCFSVLGSEGFNSGTHCWDVEVGENTLWEVGVMTESGQRKGDYSSVSGLYIVHFSGDLYLAHAPPLSSFSTCSSTLVTVQQKLQRIRVQLDWDRGKLSFSDPDTPTHFHTHFHWAIFFTLH